A region of bacterium DNA encodes the following proteins:
- the rimO gene encoding 30S ribosomal protein S12 methylthiotransferase RimO, producing MTKKHCASTLRPQRVAFQTLGCAKNTVDSDSFAAVLRAAGFETVSQPSRADVLIVNTCGFLDDAKVESVEVLLEAVRWKLAKDGRRVYAMGCLTQRDGGEVRDNIPELDGVFGIGQWTQMLEAMGTNPLALDTESAALTSFTGAAGPGSAYLRISDGCSHACAFCSIPQMRGLYRSEPMESLLAEAKLLAANGVKEILLIGQETTSYGVDLYRERRIVELCQRLSDLEGLHWIRILYAHPPSTPPKLLEELARVPKLAPYIDFPIEHASDRMLKLMNRRTTAAHMKETIAAFRAVLPESCVRTTVLVGFPGETTEDFEVLYRFMEDVKFERAGVFAYSPQDGTRGATLPDPVEEGIALDRLDQIMRLQKKICLERHQALIGKQIDVLVERNSKNQSWGRSAWDAPDIDGRVRINEVLTPGQMATATVTKAYAYQLDAASLTAGRENSQRDICGNYGLPVLSPR from the coding sequence GTGACCAAAAAGCACTGCGCGTCCACTCTCCGTCCGCAGCGCGTGGCTTTTCAGACTCTGGGGTGCGCCAAGAATACGGTGGATTCGGACTCCTTCGCGGCGGTACTACGCGCCGCGGGATTCGAAACGGTTTCTCAGCCCTCGCGGGCCGATGTGTTGATCGTCAATACCTGCGGCTTCCTCGACGACGCCAAAGTCGAATCGGTGGAAGTGCTGCTCGAAGCCGTGCGCTGGAAGCTGGCCAAGGATGGCCGCCGCGTGTATGCTATGGGTTGCCTCACACAGCGCGACGGCGGCGAAGTGCGGGACAACATTCCCGAACTGGATGGCGTGTTCGGCATCGGTCAGTGGACGCAGATGCTCGAAGCGATGGGCACCAATCCCCTCGCGCTCGACACCGAAAGCGCAGCGTTGACCTCGTTCACCGGAGCCGCGGGGCCGGGCTCAGCTTATCTGCGGATTTCCGACGGATGCTCCCATGCCTGCGCGTTCTGTTCTATTCCGCAGATGCGCGGCCTGTACCGCAGTGAACCGATGGAAAGCCTGCTGGCTGAGGCCAAGCTGCTGGCGGCAAACGGCGTGAAAGAGATCCTGCTCATCGGGCAGGAGACCACCAGCTACGGTGTGGACCTGTACCGCGAGCGCCGGATCGTCGAATTGTGCCAGCGCCTTTCGGATCTGGAAGGGCTTCACTGGATTCGGATTCTCTACGCGCATCCGCCGTCCACGCCGCCTAAGCTGCTCGAAGAACTGGCGCGAGTGCCGAAGCTGGCGCCGTACATTGATTTTCCCATCGAGCACGCGTCCGACCGGATGTTGAAGCTCATGAACCGCCGCACCACGGCAGCGCACATGAAAGAGACCATCGCCGCCTTCCGCGCCGTACTGCCGGAGTCGTGCGTGCGGACCACAGTGCTGGTCGGCTTTCCGGGCGAGACAACGGAGGATTTCGAAGTCCTCTACCGCTTCATGGAAGATGTGAAGTTCGAGCGCGCCGGTGTGTTTGCCTATTCCCCGCAGGACGGAACCCGGGGCGCCACGCTGCCCGATCCGGTCGAGGAGGGCATTGCGCTGGACCGGCTGGATCAGATCATGCGGCTGCAGAAGAAGATCTGTCTCGAGCGGCATCAGGCCCTCATCGGCAAGCAGATCGATGTGCTGGTCGAACGCAACAGTAAGAATCAATCCTGGGGACGCAGTGCCTGGGATGCTCCCGATATTGACGGCCGGGTACGAATCAACGAGGTCCTGACTCCGGGTCAGATGGCCACGGCCACCGTCACCAAGGCGTACGCGTATCAATTGGACGCGGCTTCGCTGACGGCGGGCAGGGAAAATTCGCAGAGGGATATATGTGGAAACTATGGCTTGCCTGTGCTCTCGCCGCGATAA
- a CDS encoding GWxTD domain-containing protein, giving the protein MWKLWLACALAAITLVACRAPHRAMQPDGSNNIYSAGDGAQFRCQLSQRLGVEPDSLHLVVAISIPYDNLIFLRTDSGYVATFELVTSLFHDSSGLYSERIADSYAKVATFNETNSRSRNVARVEEFLVPPGTYKVRETLTTEREAHKKSRWEGSIKLPRTDPRLRVSDLYWASEDRDLSELGVPKLVDSFNSTDSTTRAMAQVYSSAKDSIYLHWFVVNAKADTVRRADAAVMPDSTVQEVWYAMDLKGLTPQRYTLKLAADADGRHEARERGFGVRISGIPIAITDLDLAVRQLKYIANSEWMSKLKAAPAADKEKVFKDFWQDQAKSAHAEADDLMDEYYRRVQYANEHFATNRSGWESDRGRIYVTYGEPTDIERHPFEAGSRPYEIWYYNNLARRFIFVDYTGFGDYTLVGPEWGY; this is encoded by the coding sequence ATGTGGAAACTATGGCTTGCCTGTGCTCTCGCCGCGATAACTCTGGTTGCCTGCCGTGCCCCGCATCGGGCCATGCAACCGGATGGTTCGAACAACATCTATTCGGCGGGTGACGGCGCCCAATTTCGCTGCCAGCTCAGCCAGCGGCTGGGCGTGGAACCGGACTCGCTCCATCTGGTGGTGGCGATCAGCATCCCTTATGACAACCTGATTTTTTTGCGCACCGATTCGGGCTATGTCGCCACCTTTGAACTGGTGACGTCGCTGTTCCATGACAGCAGCGGATTGTACAGCGAACGGATTGCGGATTCCTACGCCAAAGTGGCGACCTTCAACGAGACCAACAGCCGCAGCCGCAACGTCGCGCGCGTCGAAGAGTTTCTCGTTCCGCCGGGCACCTACAAGGTGCGGGAGACGCTGACCACGGAGCGCGAAGCCCACAAGAAGTCGCGCTGGGAAGGTAGCATTAAGCTGCCCCGCACCGATCCGCGCTTGCGGGTATCGGACCTCTACTGGGCATCGGAAGACCGCGACCTGAGTGAACTGGGTGTGCCCAAGCTGGTGGACAGTTTCAACAGTACGGACAGCACCACACGCGCAATGGCGCAAGTCTACAGTTCGGCTAAAGACTCGATTTACTTGCACTGGTTTGTGGTTAATGCCAAGGCGGACACGGTTCGCCGCGCTGATGCCGCCGTCATGCCGGACAGCACGGTGCAGGAAGTCTGGTACGCGATGGACCTGAAGGGTCTCACGCCGCAGCGCTACACCCTGAAATTGGCGGCGGATGCCGATGGCCGTCATGAAGCGCGCGAACGGGGATTCGGAGTCCGGATTTCGGGCATTCCCATCGCCATTACCGATCTCGATCTGGCGGTTCGCCAACTGAAGTACATCGCCAATTCGGAATGGATGTCCAAGCTGAAGGCCGCGCCGGCCGCCGACAAGGAAAAGGTCTTCAAGGACTTCTGGCAGGATCAGGCCAAGTCGGCCCATGCCGAGGCCGATGACCTGATGGATGAGTATTACCGGCGCGTGCAGTATGCCAACGAGCATTTTGCCACCAACCGCTCCGGGTGGGAGTCGGATCGGGGCCGGATCTATGTCACCTATGGCGAGCCGACCGACATCGAGCGCCATCCCTTCGAAGCCGGCTCGCGGCCCTACGAGATCTGGTACTACAACAATCTCGCCCGCCGCTTCATATTCGTGGACTACACCGGATTCGGCGATTACACACTGGTCGGCCCGGAGTGGGGCTACTGA
- a CDS encoding LD-carboxypeptidase, whose translation MIVPAPLRAGGTIGICAPSGPVDPARLNAAIAALRASGFDVQTSASAFSRSGYLSATDDVRARELEEMFVRDDIDAVICARGGVGASRLLEILDTARIAGHPKPFLGFSDNTALQWLLWGRHRLVSFSGPMAVDWSGLVSEHTLRLALDVLMGDAPTDLLNGFSRDGIHVLRGTGSFAGTLLPGNLTMINTLLGTPYLPALDGTLLLIEDVNEPPYRIDRMLFHLRNAGVLSRIGGLLCGDLDASADEAERALVRQAVLDAMRGTSCPIVTGLPFGHGRDRMTLPVGGTVHVNLDTLTLALRAAVTPEPSA comes from the coding sequence GTGATTGTTCCCGCTCCGCTGCGCGCAGGCGGCACGATTGGGATCTGCGCACCATCCGGCCCGGTGGACCCCGCCCGTTTGAATGCGGCGATTGCCGCGTTGCGCGCGTCGGGATTTGACGTTCAGACGTCCGCTTCCGCCTTCTCCCGCTCAGGCTACCTTTCCGCCACGGACGACGTGCGCGCCCGCGAACTCGAAGAGATGTTTGTGCGTGACGACATTGATGCCGTCATTTGCGCGCGGGGTGGGGTGGGGGCAAGCCGCCTGCTGGAGATTCTGGATACCGCGCGGATTGCCGGACATCCCAAACCCTTTCTCGGATTCTCCGACAACACGGCGCTGCAATGGCTGCTGTGGGGGCGGCACCGCTTGGTTTCCTTCTCCGGCCCGATGGCGGTGGACTGGAGCGGCCTGGTCAGTGAGCACACCCTGCGCCTCGCGCTCGATGTGCTGATGGGCGATGCACCGACCGACCTGCTGAACGGTTTTTCGCGGGACGGCATCCACGTCCTGCGCGGCACCGGATCGTTTGCCGGCACGCTGCTGCCCGGCAACCTCACCATGATCAACACCCTGCTTGGCACCCCGTATCTTCCCGCTTTGGATGGCACGCTGCTCCTGATCGAAGACGTGAATGAACCGCCCTATCGCATCGACCGCATGCTGTTCCATCTGCGCAACGCGGGAGTCTTAAGCCGCATTGGCGGCCTGTTGTGCGGTGACCTGGATGCCAGTGCTGATGAGGCGGAACGCGCCCTGGTGCGGCAAGCCGTGCTGGATGCGATGCGCGGGACATCTTGCCCGATTGTCACGGGATTGCCCTTTGGTCATGGCCGTGACCGTATGACCTTGCCGGTCGGCGGGACCGTGCACGTGAATCTTGACACTTTGACCCTTGCCTTGCGCGCAGCGGTCACACCGGAACCTTCTGCATGA
- the purN gene encoding phosphoribosylglycinamide formyltransferase, which yields MSRLRLAFFVSGNGTLFESIAARCRSGELNAEPALLISSSAKAPALERARWLDVPTAVMRRADFSSDEAFSDAMLAALSEHHVNFVCLAGYLKLVPAAVVAAFRHRMLNIHPALLPAFGGQGMYGHRVHEAVIEYGARISGATVHMVDDQYDHGPIVLQRAVFVRPDDTADTLAERVHEIEHDLYVEAVRLFADNRIEMKERHIRILPGTRE from the coding sequence ATGAGCCGTCTGCGTCTTGCCTTCTTCGTGTCCGGCAACGGCACGTTATTCGAATCCATCGCCGCCCGCTGCCGCAGCGGAGAATTGAACGCCGAGCCTGCGCTGCTGATCTCTTCTTCCGCCAAGGCTCCCGCTCTCGAACGGGCACGGTGGCTGGATGTTCCAACCGCCGTCATGCGCCGCGCGGATTTTTCCTCCGACGAAGCGTTTTCCGATGCCATGCTTGCGGCGCTGTCTGAACATCACGTCAATTTTGTCTGCCTGGCGGGCTATTTGAAACTGGTCCCCGCCGCGGTGGTCGCCGCGTTCCGCCACCGGATGCTGAATATCCATCCCGCGCTGCTGCCCGCCTTCGGCGGACAGGGCATGTACGGTCACCGGGTGCACGAGGCGGTGATCGAGTATGGGGCGCGCATCAGCGGCGCTACGGTGCATATGGTGGATGACCAGTATGATCACGGTCCGATAGTTTTGCAGCGCGCGGTGTTCGTACGCCCCGACGATACCGCCGATACGCTGGCCGAGCGGGTGCATGAAATCGAACACGATCTCTATGTCGAAGCTGTCCGCCTGTTCGCGGACAATCGTATCGAGATGAAAGAACGTCATATACGAATCTTGCCGGGAACACGCGAATGA
- the purH gene encoding bifunctional phosphoribosylaminoimidazolecarboxamide formyltransferase/IMP cyclohydrolase, translating to MIEIRRAIISLSDKTGLPELARALAGRGVQVIASGGTATAIKAAGCAVTPVEEWTGHPEALEGRVKTVHPRIHGGILARRHHASDLEDMARLKLEPIDLVVVNFYPFEAVLASGKPEADIIESIDVGGPSMVRAACKNSQDVVVLTDPAQYQDFLELLDQNAGRVPEEYARRCAARAFARMVAYDSVIAGWFNEGQMEPLVLNRVRGLRYGENPHQKGWLLAPWGQPATGLVAADQISGKELSYNNLLDAEGALRLLAEFDETAAVIIKHVTPCGVGVAETPAKALELALETDRVSAFGGIVALNREMDEAAATVVADMFLEVILAPSFTAEARAVFAKKKALRLISFDWNELKSRTSTEELRVIWGGYLAQEADFGFPEFANLKTVTKRAPTEQESAAMKLAWKVCKHVRSNAIVFADAKHTLGIGAGQMSRVDSAHIAVQKAGASNLDLHGSACASDAFFPFRDGLDVAAQAGATAVIQPGGSVRDEDVIAAADEQNVAMVFTGRRHFKH from the coding sequence ATGATAGAAATTCGTCGAGCAATTATCAGTCTGAGCGACAAAACGGGATTGCCGGAACTGGCCCGCGCGCTGGCCGGACGCGGAGTGCAGGTGATCGCCTCGGGCGGCACGGCCACAGCCATTAAGGCCGCCGGCTGCGCGGTAACGCCGGTGGAAGAATGGACCGGGCATCCCGAAGCGCTGGAGGGCCGCGTCAAAACGGTTCATCCGCGCATTCACGGCGGCATTCTCGCCCGCCGTCATCATGCGTCCGATCTCGAAGATATGGCACGCCTGAAACTGGAACCGATTGACCTTGTGGTCGTTAACTTCTATCCGTTTGAAGCGGTGCTGGCTTCGGGCAAACCGGAAGCGGATATTATCGAATCCATCGACGTCGGCGGCCCTTCCATGGTACGCGCCGCGTGCAAGAACAGCCAGGATGTCGTGGTGCTGACCGACCCTGCCCAGTATCAGGATTTCCTCGAACTGCTGGACCAGAATGCAGGCCGGGTGCCCGAAGAATATGCCCGCCGCTGCGCCGCCCGTGCCTTTGCGCGGATGGTAGCCTATGACAGCGTGATCGCGGGCTGGTTCAACGAAGGTCAGATGGAGCCGCTGGTGCTGAACCGCGTTCGCGGTCTGCGCTACGGAGAGAACCCGCATCAAAAGGGCTGGCTGCTGGCGCCGTGGGGTCAACCGGCCACCGGACTGGTCGCCGCCGATCAGATCTCGGGCAAAGAACTTTCCTACAACAACCTGCTCGACGCCGAAGGCGCGTTGCGTCTGCTGGCCGAGTTCGATGAGACCGCCGCAGTGATCATCAAGCATGTGACGCCCTGCGGCGTCGGCGTGGCGGAGACTCCCGCCAAGGCTCTCGAACTGGCCCTCGAAACGGATCGCGTGTCCGCCTTCGGCGGCATCGTCGCCCTGAATCGCGAGATGGACGAAGCCGCGGCCACTGTGGTGGCCGATATGTTCCTTGAGGTCATTCTTGCGCCGTCCTTTACGGCCGAAGCCCGCGCGGTCTTTGCCAAGAAGAAGGCGCTGCGGCTGATCTCCTTTGACTGGAATGAACTCAAGAGCCGCACGTCCACGGAAGAATTGCGAGTGATCTGGGGCGGCTATCTGGCGCAGGAGGCCGATTTCGGTTTTCCCGAATTCGCGAATCTTAAGACCGTCACCAAGCGCGCCCCCACTGAGCAGGAATCGGCGGCGATGAAGCTCGCGTGGAAGGTCTGCAAGCACGTTCGCTCCAATGCCATCGTGTTCGCCGATGCGAAGCACACGCTGGGCATCGGTGCCGGGCAGATGTCCCGCGTGGACTCGGCGCACATCGCCGTGCAGAAAGCCGGCGCTTCCAACCTTGATCTTCACGGCAGCGCCTGCGCTTCCGACGCTTTCTTTCCGTTCCGCGATGGTTTGGACGTTGCCGCGCAAGCAGGCGCTACGGCGGTCATCCAGCCCGGCGGCTCGGTGCGTGATGAGGACGTCATTGCCGCCGCCGACGAGCAGAATGTCGCCATGGTGTTTACCGGCCGGCGGCACTTTAAGCACTAA
- a CDS encoding rod shape-determining protein, with protein MFSLSGLFANEVAIDLGTCNTLVYVEGKGIVVREPSMVAVRKRDNKVVAIGTEAREMLGKTHRDLEVVRPMRDGVIDDDELAEVMIRAFIRKAQKNRLMRPRVIVCVPSGVTKSEKRIIRDSAEHAGAREVYLIAEPMAAALGVGLPVNDPIGSMVIDIGGGTTEIAVISLSGIITDTSIRIAGDELDECIVQFMRRNYNLLIGDRTAEEIKVRIGSAVKLEQELSIVAKGRDLVEGVPKAIEINSIEIREALAEPISQIVDAVRTALEKTPPELAADIRDRGIVMTGGGALIKGLDVRLREETSLPVILADDPLTCVVRGTGKVLDDFETYSKVLLPS; from the coding sequence ATGTTCTCTCTGAGCGGGCTCTTCGCCAATGAAGTGGCAATTGACCTGGGAACCTGCAATACGTTAGTCTACGTGGAGGGCAAGGGCATCGTAGTGCGCGAGCCCTCCATGGTCGCCGTGCGCAAACGCGACAACAAGGTTGTTGCCATCGGCACCGAAGCCCGCGAAATGCTCGGCAAAACCCACCGCGATCTCGAAGTGGTGCGCCCGATGCGGGACGGCGTAATTGATGACGACGAACTGGCCGAAGTGATGATCCGGGCCTTCATCCGCAAGGCGCAGAAGAACCGGCTGATGAGGCCGCGCGTCATCGTCTGCGTGCCTTCCGGCGTCACCAAATCGGAAAAGCGCATCATCCGGGATTCGGCGGAACACGCCGGCGCCCGCGAAGTATACCTCATTGCCGAACCGATGGCCGCCGCACTGGGTGTGGGACTGCCGGTTAATGATCCCATCGGCAGCATGGTGATCGACATCGGCGGCGGCACCACGGAAATCGCCGTGATTTCGCTCTCCGGCATCATCACCGATACCTCGATCCGCATTGCCGGCGATGAACTCGACGAGTGCATCGTGCAGTTCATGCGCCGCAATTACAATCTGCTGATCGGCGACCGTACGGCCGAAGAGATCAAGGTCCGCATCGGCTCGGCGGTCAAGCTCGAACAGGAACTGTCCATCGTGGCCAAGGGCCGTGACCTTGTCGAAGGTGTGCCCAAGGCCATCGAGATCAATTCGATTGAAATCCGCGAAGCTCTGGCCGAACCCATTTCCCAGATCGTCGACGCCGTGCGTACCGCACTCGAAAAGACTCCGCCCGAACTGGCCGCGGACATCCGCGACCGTGGCATTGTCATGACCGGCGGCGGCGCCCTGATCAAGGGACTGGATGTGCGCCTGCGCGAAGAAACTTCATTGCCCGTCATTCTTGCCGATGATCCGCTGACCTGTGTGGTGCGCGGTACAGGCAAGGTGCTTGATGATTTCGAAACATATAGCAAGGTTCTGCTCCCCTCCTGA
- the mreC gene encoding rod shape-determining protein MreC: protein MPRSSSPLFAPRLDWVIFLATVGFSLTLLFFGKGKAAAAAKQEIGGAVAYLAKPVLFVRRTFGLWQENSVLREQAVSLSQENGDLRDQALENARLRAMLGFKGRFAMPLATASVIGYPGSEVGGRILLDVGRHDGIRTNSAVLTPMGLVGKIVEVSEFASLVQTLEGNAYGVSVMIERSRVAGILRWIGPHEWTIVGLSTGEDVRVGDLVVTAGAGMVFPKNIRVGVVTKVTGQGTPNSGWCRVRPFVRFESLEEVFVAAPPSTADRGADSLMAREARP from the coding sequence ATGCCCCGGAGTTCATCGCCTCTTTTTGCACCGCGACTGGATTGGGTCATCTTCCTCGCTACGGTCGGCTTCTCGCTGACCCTTCTCTTTTTCGGTAAGGGTAAAGCGGCAGCCGCCGCCAAGCAGGAGATCGGAGGAGCCGTCGCGTACCTTGCCAAGCCCGTCCTCTTCGTACGCCGCACCTTCGGCCTCTGGCAGGAGAACTCGGTTCTGCGCGAGCAGGCCGTTTCCCTCAGCCAGGAGAATGGCGACTTGCGGGATCAAGCCCTCGAAAATGCCCGCTTGCGTGCCATGCTCGGGTTCAAGGGCCGCTTCGCCATGCCTTTGGCTACCGCCAGCGTGATCGGCTATCCCGGCTCGGAAGTCGGTGGCCGCATTCTGCTCGACGTGGGCCGTCATGACGGCATCCGCACCAACTCCGCCGTGCTGACCCCCATGGGACTCGTCGGCAAAATTGTCGAAGTCTCCGAGTTTGCATCTCTGGTGCAGACTCTCGAAGGCAATGCCTACGGCGTTTCGGTGATGATCGAACGCTCGCGGGTTGCCGGAATTTTGCGCTGGATCGGCCCGCATGAATGGACCATTGTCGGATTATCCACCGGCGAAGATGTGCGCGTGGGCGATCTGGTGGTGACTGCGGGCGCCGGTATGGTCTTTCCCAAGAATATTCGCGTGGGCGTGGTCACCAAAGTTACCGGACAGGGGACTCCCAACTCCGGGTGGTGCCGCGTCCGGCCTTTTGTGCGTTTTGAATCGCTCGAAGAGGTCTTTGTGGCGGCTCCGCCCTCCACCGCGGACCGCGGCGCCGATTCGCTGATGGCGCGGGAGGCCCGCCCGTGA
- the mrdA gene encoding penicillin-binding protein 2: MIIKKASAETLRLGSFLAVGVLLFGLMAVRLVKVQVMDWAEYRDKSDHNRFRLIEIVPPRGVLRDHNGRLLVTNRPTYTCYGVPRELWRDKKSMALLNEVLKMPEGYLENEVIQPFKHTFAPMRIKRDLSFEDLSAYEEVRDQIPGAFLEVEQKRSYEGKLGAQAFGYVAEVSKEEMDHFPEVSSGDLVGKRGLERIYDADLRGVKGKRFSVVNAFGQEVGEGDSLAHVDPIPGKELWLAMDLDVQAEAESLLTDKIGSVVCIDVRTGGVVCMASAPTYDPEIFAGRVEASQWNALMEDPKKPMLNRSVQTMYPPGSTIKPAMLTEALQSGAITPTWSISCPGYYTVGNRTFKCWKKGGHGHVVPIQAVEASCDVFFYRVGMEIGPDGIHSAMTRFHLGKPTGVDQTSEAGGLAPSVAYYNKRYGPTGWTRGFIPSISIGQGEVLVTPVQMAAYAAAVADGHVWRTPHLVNGVFDPQTQTLEKVKPSQDTIQADQEVLAMVREGMRRVVWGDQGTARAQRDDQVAIAGKTGTAQNSHGDDHAWFIGYAPVDNPIVACCVLVEFGMHGSSAAAPIAKDVMKRYVLEERAREGQSPQASPPEPAQKPDSLSNAPKEPKEPKPAPAQPAPGQVVSTEGSH; this comes from the coding sequence ATGATCATAAAGAAGGCAAGCGCCGAGACCCTGCGTCTCGGATCGTTTCTTGCGGTGGGCGTGCTGCTCTTCGGCTTAATGGCTGTGCGCCTCGTCAAAGTCCAGGTAATGGATTGGGCGGAATACCGCGACAAGTCGGATCATAACAGGTTTCGCCTGATCGAAATCGTCCCGCCGCGCGGCGTGCTGCGCGACCACAACGGGCGATTACTGGTGACCAACCGCCCGACGTACACCTGCTACGGTGTTCCGCGCGAACTTTGGCGCGACAAGAAAAGCATGGCGCTGCTGAACGAAGTGCTGAAGATGCCTGAAGGGTATCTGGAAAATGAAGTGATCCAGCCGTTCAAGCACACCTTTGCGCCGATGCGTATCAAGCGCGACCTGTCGTTCGAAGATCTGTCCGCCTACGAAGAGGTGCGCGACCAGATTCCCGGCGCGTTTCTTGAAGTGGAACAGAAACGCTCCTATGAGGGTAAGCTCGGCGCGCAGGCCTTTGGTTACGTCGCCGAAGTCTCTAAAGAGGAAATGGACCACTTCCCCGAGGTCTCCTCCGGTGACCTTGTCGGCAAACGCGGCCTGGAGAGAATTTACGATGCCGATTTGCGCGGCGTGAAAGGCAAGCGCTTTTCCGTGGTCAATGCCTTCGGGCAGGAAGTGGGAGAAGGTGACAGCCTTGCTCACGTAGATCCCATCCCCGGCAAGGAATTGTGGCTGGCGATGGACCTTGATGTGCAGGCTGAGGCGGAATCGCTGCTTACAGATAAGATCGGTTCCGTCGTCTGCATCGATGTGCGCACCGGCGGCGTCGTTTGTATGGCCAGCGCTCCCACCTATGACCCCGAGATTTTTGCCGGGCGCGTGGAAGCCTCGCAGTGGAACGCGCTGATGGAAGATCCGAAGAAGCCAATGCTCAACCGCTCGGTGCAAACCATGTATCCGCCCGGTTCGACCATCAAGCCCGCCATGCTGACCGAGGCCTTGCAGAGCGGCGCGATCACGCCCACGTGGTCCATCAGTTGTCCGGGATATTACACCGTCGGCAACCGTACCTTCAAATGCTGGAAGAAGGGCGGGCACGGTCATGTCGTACCGATTCAGGCTGTCGAGGCGAGTTGTGACGTGTTCTTTTACAGAGTCGGTATGGAAATCGGTCCGGACGGCATTCACAGCGCCATGACGCGCTTCCATCTGGGTAAGCCGACCGGCGTGGATCAGACGTCGGAGGCCGGTGGCCTTGCACCGTCTGTGGCCTACTATAATAAGCGTTACGGTCCCACGGGCTGGACGCGCGGTTTTATTCCGTCGATCTCCATCGGACAGGGTGAAGTGCTCGTCACCCCGGTGCAGATGGCGGCCTACGCCGCGGCGGTTGCGGACGGACACGTCTGGCGCACGCCGCACCTCGTGAACGGGGTTTTTGACCCGCAGACTCAGACGTTGGAGAAAGTCAAGCCTTCGCAAGACACCATACAGGCGGACCAGGAAGTTCTGGCCATGGTGCGTGAAGGCATGCGCCGCGTGGTGTGGGGCGATCAGGGTACGGCCAGAGCCCAGCGCGATGATCAGGTGGCCATTGCCGGAAAGACCGGCACCGCCCAGAACTCCCACGGCGATGATCACGCATGGTTCATCGGCTATGCTCCGGTGGACAACCCCATTGTCGCCTGCTGCGTGCTGGTGGAATTCGGTATGCACGGCTCGTCCGCTGCGGCCCCGATTGCTAAAGATGTGATGAAGAGATATGTGCTCGAAGAGCGGGCGCGCGAGGGGCAGTCGCCTCAGGCGTCTCCTCCGGAACCTGCGCAGAAGCCGGATTCGCTGTCCAACGCTCCGAAGGAACCCAAGGAACCGAAACCCGCTCCGGCGCAACCGGCTCCGGGACAGGTGGTCTCGACGGAAGGGAGCCACTGA
- the rodA gene encoding rod shape-determining protein RodA produces MGEQRGLDVWLLLSVMGLVTVGLLANYSTSYAEGELAFGHFYRQLIFAAIGFVCMMGAASIPTKYFQQFAYVAYVLGFLGLIAILVVGSSKMGAKRWIDLGPFQLQLSEIGKFTVLLGVARFLTDFPRDTKKNWITLTAIALAVMPMGLVLVEPDMGTSLVYPMLLLCLLAWGGTPGWHLLLLITPVAAVMTSWHRTLHMSVLAGLLALVGLTSRKIVPVLLAAVVFLFVGSATPHLWGKLRPYQQKRLLTFINPEADPLGSAYQLIQSKIALGSGALTGKGFLNGTQTQLKFLPEGHTDFIFSAWGEEFGFVGTIAVTALFFIIFYRGLRLASRCHNPFYSLVAAGIVGMMAAQALTNLLMTVGLLPVTGVPLPFISYGGSSLLTWMTLSGLLLGISFRWREH; encoded by the coding sequence ATGGGCGAGCAACGCGGTCTGGATGTCTGGCTCCTGCTTTCGGTGATGGGCCTGGTTACCGTCGGCCTGCTGGCCAACTACTCGACCAGCTATGCCGAAGGCGAACTTGCCTTCGGGCATTTTTACCGCCAACTCATTTTTGCGGCCATCGGTTTTGTCTGCATGATGGGCGCGGCATCCATTCCTACCAAGTACTTTCAGCAGTTCGCGTACGTTGCGTACGTGCTTGGCTTCCTCGGTTTGATTGCAATTCTCGTCGTCGGTTCGTCGAAGATGGGCGCAAAGCGCTGGATTGATCTCGGTCCGTTTCAACTCCAGTTGTCCGAGATCGGAAAATTTACCGTGCTGCTTGGCGTGGCGCGGTTTCTGACCGACTTCCCGCGCGATACGAAGAAGAACTGGATCACCCTGACCGCCATAGCCCTTGCGGTCATGCCCATGGGACTGGTGCTGGTTGAGCCGGACATGGGCACGTCGCTGGTGTATCCGATGCTCTTGCTCTGTCTGCTCGCATGGGGAGGGACGCCCGGCTGGCATCTGCTGCTGTTGATTACCCCCGTTGCGGCGGTTATGACCTCCTGGCACCGGACGCTGCATATGAGTGTGCTGGCAGGCTTGCTCGCTCTCGTTGGCCTGACGTCCCGCAAGATCGTTCCGGTGCTATTGGCAGCGGTGGTCTTCCTGTTCGTCGGATCGGCGACTCCGCACCTCTGGGGCAAGCTGCGCCCCTATCAGCAAAAGCGGCTGCTCACATTCATCAATCCGGAAGCCGATCCGCTGGGCTCGGCCTACCAGCTCATTCAGTCGAAAATTGCGTTGGGTTCCGGTGCACTGACCGGCAAAGGGTTCCTGAACGGCACCCAGACGCAGCTCAAGTTTTTGCCCGAAGGCCACACCGATTTTATTTTTTCGGCTTGGGGCGAGGAATTCGGTTTTGTGGGCACGATTGCCGTCACCGCACTTTTCTTCATTATTTTCTATCGCGGGCTGCGTCTTGCATCGCGATGCCATAACCCCTTTTACTCGCTTGTGGCCGCTGGAATTGTTGGAATGATGGCGGCGCAGGCCCTGACCAACCTGTTGATGACGGTGGGGCTGCTGCCCGTAACGGGTGTGCCGCTGCCGTTCATCAGTTATGGTGGAAGTTCTCTTCTTACATGGATGACTCTCTCCGGTCTCCTGCTCGGTATCAGTTTCCGCTGGCGCGAACACTGA